In Ruminococcaceae bacterium BL-6, a genomic segment contains:
- a CDS encoding Recombinase family protein produces MKTITKIDAAVAEPAVAKKRVAAYARVSSGKDAMLHSLSAQVNFYSRFIRQNADWEYCGVYADEAYTGTKNERPEFQRLLANCRAGRLDIVLTKSISRFARNTVTTLETIRELKRLGIDVWFEREKIHTLSEDGEFLITLLSSFAQEESLSTSENQKWRVRKNFKEGKPTSARITGYQLIGDTFVVIPEEAETVRSIFSLYLSGLGKTAIAKKLNARGIPAKNGGLWHESVIGNILKNEKYVGDMRLQKTFIADHISKRQVKNEGQLPQYYVRDAHEAIIDRDTFERVQAEIQRRAEKHAPNQPHKNAYLFTGKIVCGKCGKHYKRKTTASKAVWICSTFNQLGKAYCASQQIPEQVLLDLVDGEPFTQLRIPKANTVVIIRPDGAEITKHWHTSRRDSWTEEKRMDASKKAKERYGTWQKEK; encoded by the coding sequence ATGAAAACGATCACAAAAATTGACGCTGCTGTTGCCGAGCCTGCTGTGGCAAAAAAGCGTGTGGCTGCATATGCACGGGTCTCAAGTGGAAAAGACGCGATGCTTCATTCGCTTTCTGCGCAGGTGAATTTCTATAGCCGCTTTATCCGCCAAAACGCAGATTGGGAATACTGCGGCGTTTACGCGGACGAGGCGTATACAGGCACCAAAAACGAGCGTCCTGAATTCCAGCGCCTGCTTGCGAACTGCCGTGCCGGAAGGCTGGACATTGTGCTCACAAAGTCCATATCGCGTTTTGCGCGGAACACGGTCACGACGCTGGAAACCATCCGGGAGCTAAAGCGGCTGGGCATTGACGTGTGGTTTGAGCGTGAAAAAATCCATACGCTCAGTGAGGACGGTGAGTTTTTAATCACGCTGCTTTCATCCTTTGCACAGGAGGAAAGCCTGTCCACCAGTGAAAACCAGAAATGGCGCGTCCGCAAGAATTTTAAGGAGGGCAAGCCAACATCAGCAAGAATTACCGGCTATCAGCTCATTGGAGATACCTTTGTTGTCATTCCAGAGGAAGCGGAAACGGTGCGGTCGATTTTCAGCCTCTACCTTTCAGGGCTTGGGAAAACAGCAATTGCAAAGAAGCTGAACGCCAGAGGCATACCCGCTAAAAACGGCGGCTTGTGGCATGAATCCGTCATCGGAAACATTCTCAAAAATGAAAAATATGTTGGCGATATGCGGCTGCAAAAGACATTTATAGCAGACCACATCAGCAAGCGGCAGGTCAAAAACGAAGGGCAGCTTCCACAATATTATGTCCGTGACGCGCATGAGGCAATCATTGACCGTGACACCTTCGAGCGGGTGCAAGCCGAAATACAGCGGCGCGCTGAAAAGCATGCGCCGAATCAGCCACACAAAAACGCTTACTTGTTCACCGGTAAAATCGTATGCGGAAAATGCGGAAAGCACTACAAACGAAAAACCACGGCAAGTAAGGCCGTTTGGATTTGCTCCACCTTTAATCAACTGGGGAAAGCATACTGTGCGTCACAGCAGATACCCGAGCAGGTTTTATTGGATTTGGTGGACGGTGAGCCGTTCACCCAGCTCCGAATACCGAAGGCAAACACGGTGGTCATTATCCGACCTGACGGGGCGGAAATTACAAAGCACTGGCATACCTCCCGCCGCGACAGCTGGACAGAGGAAAAGCGTATGGATGCAAGCAAAAAGGCAAAGGAGAGATATGGAACATGGCAAAAAGAGAAATAA
- a CDS encoding Recombinase yields the protein MAKREITMIPATIPKFTGKHTMPGRKRRVAAYARVSTDMEEQQTSYEAQMDYYEKYIIARSDWDFAGLYSDEGISGTSTKYRTGFNQMIEDALAGKIDLIVTKSISRFARNTVDSLVTIRKLKEHGVECFFEKENIYTFDSKGELLITIMSSIAQEESRSISENVTWGQRKRFADGKVSMPYKHFLGYSKGPDGLPQVVEKEAAVVRSIYLMFLEGYSPTYIAKTLTSKGIPTPAGKKRWQNSTVESILRNEKYKGDALLQKRFTVDFLTKKMKTNEGEIPQYYVTDSHEGIISPEVFELAQYEFQCRRENGGSQNHNVSPFSGHIICGECGAYYGHKVWHSNDKYRRLVWLCNKKYGKGAGDGLRCKTPHLTDDEVKTFFVGAMNAALSNKQEILDNCRTAVEFLTDTSQLESDLRKLEAECDVATGLLRKCIDENAHAAISQEDYETKYAALAARYEAAKGKCDNMNEKILQRKLKANRIEAFFKTMETSDIVTEFDEGLWNATVDSLTVYSKKKIVLKLKDGTEIEWHI from the coding sequence ATGGCAAAAAGAGAAATAACAATGATTCCCGCGACCATTCCTAAGTTTACGGGAAAGCACACAATGCCGGGGCGAAAGCGCCGCGTGGCAGCTTATGCCAGAGTATCGACGGACATGGAGGAGCAGCAAACCTCCTACGAGGCGCAGATGGATTATTACGAGAAATACATCATAGCGCGATCAGACTGGGACTTTGCGGGGCTGTATTCGGATGAAGGGATTTCCGGCACCTCCACAAAGTACCGCACCGGCTTTAATCAAATGATTGAGGACGCGCTGGCGGGTAAAATTGATTTGATTGTGACAAAATCCATCAGCCGGTTCGCCCGTAACACGGTCGATAGCCTTGTGACCATCCGCAAGCTCAAGGAACATGGCGTGGAGTGCTTTTTTGAGAAGGAAAATATTTATACCTTTGACAGCAAGGGCGAGCTGCTTATCACCATCATGAGTTCCATCGCACAGGAGGAAAGCCGCAGCATTTCGGAAAATGTCACATGGGGACAACGCAAACGCTTTGCCGACGGAAAGGTATCCATGCCCTACAAGCATTTCCTCGGCTATAGCAAAGGACCCGACGGTTTGCCGCAGGTCGTTGAAAAAGAGGCGGCGGTTGTTCGCAGTATTTACCTGATGTTTTTGGAGGGATATTCACCGACCTACATAGCAAAAACACTGACGAGCAAGGGTATTCCCACCCCTGCCGGCAAAAAGCGGTGGCAGAACAGCACGGTTGAGAGTATTCTAAGAAATGAGAAGTACAAGGGCGATGCGCTTCTGCAAAAGCGCTTTACCGTTGATTTTCTCACTAAGAAAATGAAGACGAACGAGGGTGAAATCCCGCAATACTATGTAACCGACAGTCACGAGGGAATTATTTCGCCGGAGGTATTTGAGCTTGCGCAGTATGAGTTTCAATGCCGCAGGGAGAATGGTGGTAGTCAAAATCACAATGTCAGCCCGTTTTCAGGGCACATCATCTGCGGAGAATGCGGCGCATACTACGGGCACAAGGTGTGGCACTCCAACGACAAATACCGGCGGCTGGTCTGGCTTTGCAATAAGAAATACGGTAAAGGCGCCGGGGACGGTCTGCGGTGCAAGACGCCCCATCTCACGGACGATGAGGTTAAGACGTTTTTTGTCGGCGCGATGAACGCCGCGCTTAGCAACAAGCAAGAGATTCTTGATAACTGCCGAACGGCAGTGGAGTTCCTCACGGATACCAGCCAGCTGGAGTCCGACCTGCGCAAATTGGAAGCGGAATGCGATGTGGCCACGGGGCTTTTGCGTAAGTGTATTGATGAGAACGCCCACGCTGCAATCAGCCAAGAGGACTATGAAACGAAGTATGCAGCGCTTGCTGCGCGATATGAAGCCGCCAAGGGCAAATGCGATAACATGAACGAGAAAATCTTGCAGCGCAAACTGAAAGCTAACCGTATCGAAGCCTTTTTCAAGACGATGGAAACCAGCGATATTGTCACCGAGTTTGACGAGGGGCTTTGGAATGCCACGGTGGATAGCCTGACGGTTTACAGCAAAAAGAAAATCGTGCTCAAGCTGAAAGACGGAACTGAAATTGAATGGCACATATAA
- a CDS encoding protein of unknown function (Evidence 5 : Unknown function), whose translation MYPIGNTHCIPYEVLFWRKRWDSNPRDLAVYLISSQARYDHFDTLPFSAIIPIPSRLPTPKKGIRAANGASRLIHAYLFYRKQAEKSSLLLTCPHKQR comes from the coding sequence ATGTACCCCATAGGGAATACACATTGTATCCCTTATGAGGTACTCTTTTGGCGGAAGCGGTGGGATTCGAACCCACGAGACCTTGCGGTCTACCTGATTTCGAGTCAGGCCCGTTATGACCACTTCGATACGCTTCCATTTTCGGCAATCATTCCGATTCCTTCCCGGCTCCCGACCCCGAAAAAAGGAATCCGGGCGGCAAACGGAGCAAGCCGCCTGATTCATGCTTATCTATTTTATAGAAAACAGGCGGAAAAGTCAAGCCTTTTATTGACATGTCCACACAAACAAAGGTAA
- a CDS encoding protein of unknown function (Evidence 5 : Unknown function): MNKIEKAALKMASLSVYKGFLNRTVPAALQRLLWAADNSPREFLEAWGDLFSALCAHGASENFAGYLTELPFYEENAFSLAAAGGAEEFPPVVKAAAKRDLQIILELSSLTPDELIRCCSFPDEVSCADLPKWKNGLPVEILRGDPEDCFCRMRDYYRKNGCGMYARYRAFIWRGGTIIPVEHPDQTTFADLKGYETQRNMAIENTQAFLSGLPANNCLLYGDRGTGKSSTVKALLNEFYGQGLRVIEMPKEHLMDFPALADRIAALPMKFIVFIDDLSFSREDDTYASLKAVLEGGLAARPENTLIYATSNRRHLLRETFSDRAGDEIHLGDTIQESLSLADRFGLSINFMLPDKAQFLEIVRQLAVQRGLENDLGELETGAERWATQRGGRSPRCARQYIRFAESRIRRGKSIL, translated from the coding sequence ATGAACAAAATTGAGAAAGCCGCCCTGAAAATGGCATCGCTTTCTGTTTACAAAGGATTTTTGAACCGGACGGTTCCGGCGGCGCTTCAGCGGCTGCTTTGGGCGGCGGACAACTCCCCGCGGGAATTTCTGGAAGCGTGGGGAGACCTGTTTTCGGCGCTGTGCGCGCACGGCGCAAGCGAGAATTTTGCCGGTTATCTGACCGAGCTTCCGTTTTATGAGGAAAACGCGTTTTCCCTGGCCGCGGCGGGCGGGGCCGAGGAATTTCCGCCGGTCGTAAAAGCGGCGGCAAAGCGGGACCTTCAGATCATTCTGGAGCTCTCCTCCCTCACGCCGGACGAGCTCATCCGGTGCTGCTCCTTCCCGGATGAAGTCTCCTGCGCCGACCTGCCGAAATGGAAAAACGGCCTTCCCGTTGAAATCCTGCGCGGCGATCCGGAAGACTGCTTCTGCCGGATGCGGGATTACTACCGGAAAAACGGATGCGGCATGTACGCCAGATACCGCGCGTTCATCTGGCGCGGCGGAACGATCATCCCCGTGGAGCATCCCGACCAGACGACCTTTGCGGACCTGAAGGGATACGAAACCCAGCGAAACATGGCGATCGAGAACACCCAGGCTTTCCTGAGCGGCCTTCCGGCGAACAACTGCCTGCTTTACGGCGACCGCGGCACGGGGAAATCCTCCACGGTGAAAGCGCTGCTCAACGAATTTTACGGGCAGGGCCTTCGCGTGATCGAAATGCCGAAGGAGCATCTGATGGATTTTCCGGCGCTCGCCGACCGGATCGCGGCGCTGCCGATGAAATTCATCGTCTTTATCGACGACCTTTCCTTCTCCAGGGAAGACGACACCTACGCCTCTTTAAAAGCGGTGCTGGAGGGCGGGCTTGCCGCCCGGCCCGAAAACACGCTGATCTACGCCACATCCAACCGCCGCCACCTGCTGCGGGAAACTTTTTCCGACCGCGCCGGGGACGAGATCCATCTGGGCGACACGATTCAGGAAAGCCTGTCGCTCGCGGACCGCTTCGGCCTTTCGATCAACTTTATGCTGCCGGACAAGGCCCAGTTTCTGGAGATCGTGCGCCAGCTCGCCGTTCAGCGCGGGCTGGAAAATGATCTCGGCGAGCTCGAGACCGGCGCCGAACGCTGGGCCACCCAGCGCGGCGGGCGTTCTCCGCGCTGCGCCCGCCAGTACATCCGCTTCGCGGAATCCAGGATCCGCCGGGGAAAAAGCATTTTATGA
- a CDS encoding Peptidoglycan-binding protein produces MGILKKITTGILAALLAVSTFSGCSGGGEISSGAAAKDFPVTVENVTLKSEPEGVAVFSPNLADVILAMGYEVSLKAKSADCDQSDLSVLPNVTASDAQAVRKTGATLALFEKDPGEDTRSALNKEGIASIVIAPAVSREDLERLYEEAGAALKGGSTGYKKGQKTAQDIFMTLDDVTRVVPQSSSPVTVCYLYDAKGAAATGDMLAGKLIECAGLVNGVASSTNGKADAQTLKIANPQYIFCPTGVKKELEESADYKNLTAVQKGKVYEMDPSYMARQGRGMIQAVSFMAGTVYPELLQGSSSESGGESSASSGGTSVPTGQTLKSGDKGDAVKALQTRLDELGYMFVPVSGEYTAATVQAVKDFQYLNGMTVTGIADSETQQKLNSPDAKKREN; encoded by the coding sequence ATGGGAATATTGAAAAAAATCACGACGGGAATTCTGGCGGCGCTGCTGGCCGTTTCCACCTTTTCCGGATGCTCCGGCGGCGGAGAGATCAGCTCCGGCGCCGCGGCGAAGGATTTTCCCGTCACGGTGGAAAACGTGACCCTGAAAAGCGAGCCGGAGGGCGTGGCGGTGTTTTCCCCGAATCTTGCCGACGTGATCCTTGCGATGGGCTACGAGGTTTCTCTGAAAGCCAAATCGGCGGACTGCGATCAGAGCGACCTTTCCGTTCTGCCGAACGTGACCGCTTCCGACGCGCAGGCCGTGCGCAAAACGGGCGCGACGCTGGCCCTGTTTGAAAAGGACCCCGGCGAGGACACCCGCTCCGCGCTGAACAAAGAGGGGATCGCCTCAATCGTCATCGCGCCCGCCGTCAGCCGGGAGGATCTGGAACGCCTTTACGAGGAAGCGGGCGCCGCGCTGAAGGGCGGCTCCACCGGATACAAAAAGGGCCAGAAAACCGCGCAGGATATTTTCATGACCCTGGACGACGTCACCCGCGTCGTCCCCCAGTCCAGTTCCCCCGTCACCGTGTGCTATCTGTACGACGCGAAGGGCGCCGCCGCCACGGGGGACATGCTTGCCGGCAAGCTGATCGAGTGCGCCGGCCTGGTAAACGGCGTGGCGAGCAGCACGAACGGAAAAGCGGATGCCCAGACGCTGAAAATCGCGAACCCGCAGTATATCTTCTGCCCGACCGGCGTCAAGAAGGAGCTGGAGGAATCCGCGGATTACAAAAACCTGACCGCGGTTCAGAAGGGGAAAGTCTATGAGATGGACCCGTCCTATATGGCGCGCCAGGGCCGCGGGATGATCCAGGCGGTCAGCTTTATGGCCGGGACGGTATACCCCGAGCTGCTGCAGGGCTCTTCTTCCGAATCCGGCGGGGAATCGTCCGCCTCTTCGGGCGGCACCTCTGTTCCGACTGGGCAAACGCTGAAGTCCGGCGACAAGGGCGACGCAGTCAAGGCGCTGCAGACCCGGCTGGATGAGCTCGGCTATATGTTCGTGCCGGTTTCCGGCGAATACACCGCGGCCACGGTGCAGGCGGTCAAGGACTTCCAGTACCTAAACGGCATGACGGTGACGGGAATCGCGGATTCGGAGACGCAGCAGAAGCTGAATTCCCCGGATGCGAAAAAACGGGAAAATTAA
- the hflX gene encoding GTPase HflX, which produces MEFYENDSRPERALLIELDTGEFDVEASLSELYELTRSAGAEPFGAMTQKRPAPDAATCVGSGMIEEVAEHCRSFEIDLLIFDCELSPTQIRNIESLTQVRAVDRTMLILDIFASRAKSKEGKLQVELAQLQYMLPRLTGKGTALSRLGGGIGTRGPGESKLETDRRHIRRRIQSLKEQLRDVEKHREQINRRRRKNGTITVALVGYTNAGKSTLMNALTQAGVLAEDKLFATLDPTARALKLPNGATVMLIDTVGFVRRLPHHLIEAFRSTLEQAADADIILNICDASSPEAQTHLEVTRSLLTQLGCRDRPVIPVLNKCDLVPALGSLPMIGNAVRISAATGAGIDRLLEAVERNLPAKTAEVSLLLPFSQSGLAARVRKDGVLLSEEYTADGLKLTARINAELLDLVRDYVVEA; this is translated from the coding sequence ATGGAATTTTATGAAAATGACAGCAGACCGGAACGAGCTTTGCTGATCGAGCTGGACACGGGCGAATTCGACGTGGAGGCGTCGCTTTCGGAGCTTTACGAGCTGACGCGGAGCGCCGGAGCCGAGCCTTTCGGGGCGATGACCCAGAAACGCCCCGCCCCGGACGCGGCCACCTGTGTCGGTTCGGGCATGATAGAGGAAGTGGCGGAGCATTGCCGGAGCTTCGAGATTGATCTGCTGATTTTCGACTGCGAGCTTTCCCCCACTCAGATCCGGAACATCGAGTCCCTGACGCAGGTCCGCGCCGTCGACCGCACCATGCTGATTCTGGATATTTTTGCGTCGCGCGCAAAATCGAAGGAGGGCAAGCTTCAGGTGGAGCTTGCCCAGCTTCAGTACATGCTGCCGCGCCTGACCGGAAAAGGGACCGCCCTGTCGCGGCTGGGCGGCGGGATCGGGACGCGCGGCCCCGGCGAATCCAAGCTGGAAACGGACCGCCGGCACATCCGGCGCAGAATCCAAAGCCTGAAGGAGCAGCTTCGGGATGTGGAAAAGCACCGGGAGCAGATCAACCGCCGCCGCCGCAAAAACGGAACGATCACGGTGGCGCTGGTGGGGTACACCAACGCCGGGAAAAGCACGCTGATGAATGCGCTGACGCAGGCGGGCGTTCTGGCGGAGGACAAGCTTTTCGCCACGCTGGACCCCACCGCCCGGGCGCTGAAGCTCCCGAACGGCGCAACGGTGATGCTGATCGACACGGTCGGATTTGTCCGCCGCCTGCCGCACCATCTGATCGAGGCGTTCCGGTCCACGCTGGAACAGGCCGCGGACGCCGACATCATCCTGAACATCTGCGACGCGTCCAGCCCGGAAGCCCAGACCCATCTGGAAGTCACCCGGTCGCTCCTGACGCAGCTCGGCTGCCGGGACCGCCCCGTGATCCCCGTGCTGAACAAGTGCGACCTCGTCCCGGCGCTCGGCAGCCTTCCGATGATCGGGAACGCCGTGCGGATCAGCGCCGCCACGGGCGCCGGGATAGACCGCCTGCTGGAAGCGGTCGAGCGGAACCTGCCCGCTAAAACGGCGGAGGTTTCCCTGCTGCTTCCGTTTTCCCAGAGCGGGCTTGCCGCGCGCGTGAGGAAAGACGGCGTCCTGCTCAGCGAGGAATATACGGCGGATGGCCTGAAGCTGACCGCGCGGATCAACGCCGAGCTTCTGGACTTGGTGCGCGATTACGTGGTGGAAGCGTAA
- a CDS encoding protein of unknown function (Evidence 5 : Unknown function) has product MPSTNKTPRLGLNNWVGTDKPKRTDFVEDNTLLDTAIGAHLDDTVLHLTEADRILLENEAVLDLYVGTGAEEGSFELEFEPKAILIFQQNKPPAEYNSAGYLQINSAFASRIGKSAGIRLDRRVVYLQQSQSAPAAGGYYLNLNKSYGQYFYIALR; this is encoded by the coding sequence ATGCCGTCAACGAATAAAACGCCCCGGCTGGGGTTAAATAATTGGGTCGGCACCGACAAGCCGAAGCGGACCGATTTTGTGGAGGACAACACCCTGCTGGATACGGCCATCGGGGCGCATCTGGATGATACTGTGCTGCACCTGACCGAAGCGGACAGAATCCTTCTGGAAAACGAGGCCGTCCTGGATCTTTATGTGGGGACGGGAGCGGAAGAGGGGAGCTTCGAGCTGGAGTTTGAGCCGAAAGCCATCCTGATCTTTCAGCAGAACAAGCCCCCGGCGGAATACAATTCCGCCGGATATCTGCAAATCAATTCCGCCTTTGCCTCGAGAATCGGGAAAAGCGCGGGGATCCGGCTCGACCGCCGGGTGGTCTATCTGCAGCAGAGCCAGTCCGCGCCCGCGGCCGGCGGATATTATTTGAACCTGAACAAATCCTACGGGCAGTATTTCTATATCGCCCTGAGGTAG
- a CDS encoding conserved protein of unknown function (Evidence 4 : Unknown function but conserved in other organisms), translating into MRAMDSMAPKLKALGLYRLSGETLVDAELQACAAGLDLVYEALEELDRENFIATAVSEGLALRETMFGQNRSYLPAEDRRTMLLYRGAVTVNDCTRESIERAVRAAGLECRITEKTAEKKVYLNCLRLLDETVGREELTAQASLFLPAHLEWEFDFSIFTWDCLDALDETFDERDAPDLSWDERENG; encoded by the coding sequence ATGCGCGCGATGGATTCGATGGCCCCGAAGCTGAAGGCGCTCGGCCTGTACCGCCTTTCGGGGGAAACGCTGGTGGATGCGGAGCTGCAAGCCTGCGCGGCGGGGCTCGACCTGGTGTATGAGGCGCTGGAGGAGCTGGACCGGGAGAATTTTATCGCGACCGCGGTTTCCGAAGGGCTAGCGCTGCGCGAGACGATGTTCGGGCAGAACCGTTCGTACCTGCCCGCCGAAGACCGCCGGACGATGCTGCTTTACCGCGGCGCCGTGACGGTGAACGACTGCACCCGCGAAAGCATCGAGCGGGCGGTCCGGGCGGCGGGGCTCGAGTGCAGGATCACGGAGAAAACGGCGGAGAAAAAGGTTTACCTCAACTGCCTGCGGTTGCTGGATGAAACGGTGGGCCGGGAGGAGCTGACCGCGCAGGCATCCCTGTTTCTGCCCGCGCACCTGGAATGGGAGTTCGATTTCAGCATTTTCACCTGGGATTGCCTGGACGCGCTGGACGAGACCTTCGACGAGCGGGATGCGCCGGATCTGAGCTGGGATGAGCGGGAGAACGGGTAA
- a CDS encoding Baseplate J-like protein: METYESVLKRMQGRFAELSGFSADDASDIGIRLKVLAGEVYSLLCGTQWLKNQMFPQTASGESLDLHAGQRGLARKNAVPASGSLTFGRAQPLPYDVPVPAGTVCSTTGEAGARFLTQEDAVLPAGSLSVTAAAKAQEGGRDTNAAPGTVTLMMTPPAGVETVTNEEAFSGGADAETDEELRQRLLQSYAVVPNGTNGEFYRDYVMKFEGIQSVGVLPRANGSGTVAVYAAAKGGAPAPELIDKIREELNRLREINVDVTVSAPEIVKVPVSLYLSPASGFTFQAARDRAEQAVREYFDGLPVGGPVVLAAIGKRVMDTGAVHNCHFETSISTDRKLQVSQLAVPGDILIEELGGAA; the protein is encoded by the coding sequence ATGGAAACGTATGAATCCGTTTTGAAGCGGATGCAGGGCCGCTTTGCGGAGCTTTCCGGATTTTCGGCGGACGACGCGTCGGATATCGGGATCCGGCTGAAAGTGCTGGCGGGGGAGGTCTATTCCCTCCTGTGCGGGACGCAGTGGCTGAAAAACCAGATGTTCCCGCAGACGGCGAGCGGGGAGTCGCTGGACCTTCACGCCGGGCAGCGCGGGCTGGCGCGGAAAAACGCGGTTCCGGCCTCGGGCAGCCTGACGTTCGGGCGCGCGCAGCCCCTGCCCTACGACGTGCCGGTCCCCGCCGGGACAGTCTGTTCCACGACGGGAGAAGCCGGGGCGAGGTTCCTGACGCAGGAGGATGCCGTGCTGCCCGCCGGGAGCCTTTCGGTCACGGCGGCGGCAAAGGCGCAGGAGGGCGGAAGGGACACCAACGCCGCGCCGGGGACGGTGACGCTGATGATGACGCCGCCCGCCGGGGTGGAGACCGTGACGAACGAAGAGGCGTTTTCCGGCGGGGCCGACGCCGAGACCGACGAGGAGCTGCGCCAAAGGCTGCTTCAGAGCTACGCGGTGGTTCCGAACGGGACGAACGGGGAGTTTTACCGGGATTATGTCATGAAGTTCGAGGGAATCCAGTCCGTCGGCGTTCTGCCGCGGGCGAACGGAAGCGGCACCGTCGCGGTTTACGCCGCGGCGAAGGGCGGCGCCCCCGCCCCGGAGCTGATCGATAAAATCCGGGAGGAGCTGAACCGCCTGCGCGAGATCAACGTGGATGTGACGGTTTCGGCGCCCGAGATCGTGAAAGTGCCGGTTTCGCTCTATCTTTCGCCCGCTTCCGGGTTCACGTTCCAGGCAGCCAGGGACCGGGCGGAGCAGGCGGTAAGGGAATATTTCGACGGCCTCCCGGTGGGCGGGCCGGTCGTTCTGGCCGCGATCGGCAAGCGGGTCATGGACACGGGCGCCGTGCACAACTGCCATTTTGAAACCAGCATCAGCACGGATCGGAAGCTGCAGGTTTCCCAGCTTGCGGTCCCCGGGGATATCCTGATCGAAGAGCTGGGGGGCGCGGCGTGA
- a CDS encoding Adenylate kinase translates to MDTLLESGDFAVDSRGMPRRAEGLEELLQRAKIRLIVPKGAFDYDQELGSRLHTLELSGSDLDARALELAQEALAALPAVQAESTHVAATPESATVLVRLQTAAGSGEAEVVLNGKGETDGNV, encoded by the coding sequence ATGGACACGCTGCTGGAAAGCGGGGATTTCGCGGTGGATTCCCGCGGGATGCCGCGGCGGGCGGAGGGGCTGGAGGAGCTGCTTCAGCGGGCGAAAATCCGGCTGATCGTGCCGAAAGGCGCGTTCGACTACGATCAGGAGCTCGGCAGCCGCCTCCACACGCTGGAGCTTTCGGGGAGTGACCTGGATGCCCGCGCGCTGGAGCTCGCGCAGGAGGCGCTCGCCGCGCTGCCCGCGGTTCAGGCGGAAAGCACCCATGTCGCGGCGACGCCGGAGAGCGCGACGGTTCTGGTGCGGCTTCAGACGGCGGCGGGCTCCGGCGAAGCGGAGGTCGTGCTGAACGGGAAGGGAGAGACGGATGGAAACGTATGA
- a CDS encoding conserved protein of unknown function (Evidence 4 : Unknown function but conserved in other organisms), producing MWISKRIANRPGPEARLAVGEVTGGAGADVAAQGESEYRGLRLVSPWGIAFLPPAGARAVMVTAGTGESVCAGTLVPDMGIEPGELMLFSAGGARVCLKNTGEVVINGQSFAPRGGA from the coding sequence ATGTGGATTTCAAAGCGGATCGCTAACCGCCCCGGCCCCGAAGCACGGCTCGCGGTGGGAGAAGTGACCGGGGGCGCGGGCGCGGATGTCGCGGCGCAGGGGGAGAGCGAATACCGGGGCCTTCGCCTCGTTTCGCCGTGGGGAATCGCCTTTCTGCCGCCGGCCGGGGCGCGGGCCGTGATGGTCACGGCCGGGACGGGGGAGAGCGTATGCGCGGGAACGCTTGTCCCGGATATGGGGATCGAGCCCGGCGAGCTGATGCTCTTTTCCGCCGGCGGCGCGCGGGTCTGCCTGAAAAATACCGGAGAGGTCGTCATCAACGGCCAGAGCTTTGCGCCGCGGGGGGGAGCCTGA